One region of Microbacterium sp. M28 genomic DNA includes:
- the cysK gene encoding cysteine synthase A — MPGIHSDITTAFGNTPLVKLNHVTEGLGAEVLAKLEYFNPGSSVKDRLGIAIINAAEKDGSLTQGGTIVEATSGNTGIALSLVGAARGYKVILTMPASMSKERRILLKAFGAELVLTDPTVGMKGAVAEAERIAADTPGAILAHQFENAANAQIHRETTAEEIWRDTDGEVDIFVAGIGTGGTITGVGQVLKERKPGVQVIAVEPTASPLLSQGTPGPAKIQGIGPNFVPPILDTEVFDEVVTVEFEDAIATSRALAAREGLLVGISSGAAAWAALQVAARPENAGKKVVVIIPDTGERYLSTALFEDLRED; from the coding sequence ATGCCCGGAATCCACTCCGACATCACCACGGCGTTCGGCAACACACCGCTGGTCAAGCTGAACCATGTGACCGAAGGCCTCGGTGCCGAGGTGCTCGCGAAGCTCGAGTACTTCAACCCCGGATCCAGCGTCAAGGACCGTCTCGGGATCGCGATCATCAACGCGGCGGAGAAGGACGGCTCCCTCACCCAGGGCGGAACCATCGTCGAGGCCACCAGCGGCAACACCGGTATCGCGCTCTCGCTGGTCGGCGCAGCCCGCGGCTACAAGGTCATCCTGACGATGCCCGCCTCGATGTCGAAGGAGCGCCGCATCCTGCTCAAGGCGTTCGGGGCCGAGCTCGTGCTCACCGACCCGACCGTCGGCATGAAGGGCGCCGTCGCCGAGGCGGAGCGCATCGCCGCCGACACACCGGGCGCGATCCTCGCCCACCAGTTCGAGAACGCGGCCAACGCGCAGATCCACCGTGAGACGACCGCCGAGGAGATCTGGCGCGACACCGACGGCGAGGTCGACATCTTCGTCGCCGGCATCGGAACGGGCGGAACCATCACGGGCGTCGGCCAGGTCCTGAAGGAGCGCAAGCCAGGGGTCCAGGTCATCGCCGTCGAGCCCACCGCATCGCCGTTGCTCTCGCAGGGCACCCCCGGCCCGGCCAAGATCCAGGGCATCGGCCCGAACTTCGTCCCGCCGATCCTCGACACCGAGGTCTTCGACGAGGTCGTCACCGTCGAGTTCGAGGACGCGATCGCCACGTCGCGCGCCCTCGCCGCCCGCGAGGGACTGCTCGTCGGCATCTCGAGCGGTGCGGCCGCATGGGCGGCGCTCCAGGTCGCCGCTCGTCCGGAGAACGCCGGCAAGAAGGTCGTCGTGATCATCCCCGACACCGGTGAGCGCTATCTGTCGACCGCCCTCTTCGAGGATCTGCGCGAGGACTGA
- the prmC gene encoding peptide chain release factor N(5)-glutamine methyltransferase, translating to MPVSLAALLRSVAQQLADAGVPDPVVDAELLIGHVTGRGRGSVQAAVVRGDALDDADAEALAVLVGRRAAREPLQHITGTAPFRHLELAVGPGVFVPRPETEQVVQFAIDALLNAPDAAPVGIDLGTGSGAIALAMATEVPHARVFAAELSPDAYAWASRNAAQAPNLTLVHADLADAFHELDGEAAVVISNPPYVPDDAIPRDPEVRLFDPALALYGGPDGLDVVRVLSRRALDLLRPGGLLVIEHGELQGADIRALLEGDGWRAAATHPDLTHRDRATTAIRP from the coding sequence ATGCCCGTCTCGCTCGCCGCGCTCCTGCGCTCCGTCGCCCAGCAGCTCGCGGATGCCGGCGTGCCGGACCCGGTCGTGGATGCGGAACTCCTCATCGGTCACGTCACCGGACGCGGTCGCGGCTCCGTGCAGGCGGCGGTCGTCCGCGGCGATGCGCTGGACGATGCGGATGCCGAGGCGCTGGCCGTGCTCGTCGGACGCCGCGCCGCCCGCGAACCGCTGCAGCACATCACGGGTACCGCGCCCTTCCGGCACCTCGAGCTCGCGGTGGGGCCCGGGGTCTTCGTGCCTCGGCCCGAGACCGAGCAGGTCGTCCAGTTCGCGATCGACGCGCTGCTGAACGCCCCGGATGCGGCGCCCGTCGGCATCGATCTCGGAACCGGCTCCGGCGCGATCGCCCTCGCGATGGCGACCGAGGTGCCGCACGCCCGCGTCTTCGCCGCCGAACTGTCGCCGGACGCCTATGCCTGGGCGTCGCGCAACGCGGCGCAGGCACCCAACCTGACGCTCGTCCACGCCGACCTGGCCGACGCGTTCCACGAGCTCGACGGCGAGGCCGCCGTCGTGATCTCCAATCCGCCGTACGTCCCGGACGATGCCATCCCGCGCGACCCGGAGGTCCGGCTGTTCGATCCGGCACTGGCCCTGTACGGCGGTCCGGACGGACTCGACGTCGTCCGCGTGCTCAGCCGGCGCGCGCTGGATCTGCTCCGGCCGGGCGGCCTGCTCGTGATCGAGCACGGCGAGCTGCAGGGCGCCGACATCAGAGCGCTGCTCGAGGGCGACGGCTGGCGCGCCGCCGCCACGCATCCGGA